A region of the Dickeya chrysanthemi NCPPB 402 genome:
GCGGCTGGAAAGCCCCGGCGGTGTGGTTCATGGCTACGGGCTGGCGGCGTCTCAGTTGCAGCGTTTTCGTCAGCGCGGCATTCGCCTGACCGTGGCGGTAGATAAAGTGGCGGCCAGCGGCGGTTATATGATGGCGTGCGTGGCGGATCGCATTGTGGCGGCGCCGTTCGCTATCGTTGGCTCCATTGGCGTCGTGGCACAGATTCCTAACTTCAACCGGCTGTTGAAAAGCAAAGAGATTGATGTAGAACTGCATACCGCGGGCCAGTACAAACGAACGCTGACGCTGTTTGGCGAAAATACCGAAGAAGGCCGGGAGAAATTCCGTCAGGAATTAAATGAAACGCATCTGCTGTTTAAACAGTTTGTCAGTGAGATGCGGCCCTCGCTGGATATTGAGTCGGTTGCAACCGGTGAACACTGGTTTGGTACACAAGCCAAAGAGATGGGGCTGGTGGATGCGATCGGCACCAGCGATGACCTGCTGATTGCCGAAATGGAGAAACATGAAGTGCTGGCGGTGCGCTATACCCGGCGCAAACGTCTGCTGGACCGTTTGACCGGCAGCACTGGCGATGCCCTGG
Encoded here:
- the sohB gene encoding protease SohB, encoding MELLSQYGLFLAKVVTLVVAIGALVVLTVGMTQRKRHRKGELQVINLGEQYREMRQEMRSAAMSDTERGLLEKKQKKEDKETAKQEKKRAKRGEEKSARPCLYVLDFNGSMDAGEVSSLREEVSAVLAVARPEDEVLLRLESPGGVVHGYGLAASQLQRFRQRGIRLTVAVDKVAASGGYMMACVADRIVAAPFAIVGSIGVVAQIPNFNRLLKSKEIDVELHTAGQYKRTLTLFGENTEEGREKFRQELNETHLLFKQFVSEMRPSLDIESVATGEHWFGTQAKEMGLVDAIGTSDDLLIAEMEKHEVLAVRYTRRKRLLDRLTGSTGDALERLMLRWWQRGNNPQL